Below is a genomic region from Nilaparvata lugens isolate BPH chromosome 3, ASM1435652v1, whole genome shotgun sequence.
TAATTTGTAatgttcattttattattaaggAATAGATAGGTACAGATTTCTATAGGTATGATTCCATATGTTTAAatcttttttcaactttcaaaattcaatatgGAAAAATTCAATACCTATCTTATAAAAATGTTCTAATGAATAGAAAATCTCTGAAAATTGTATTCAAAAATCATtatttccattataattattataaaataatggatgatgattatgattttccaggcgtttttgcactggcggCGGACGAGTTGGAAcgctacctccgtaaacaaagccatagttcatgacaggtggttgattgtaacgtcagcacaggtagggctggctcttacaccaataaaaacactagctgatatagatcagctgaaatcaacaaatttttattggtgtaggagtcctacctgtgctgacgtcaccagaatgcaccaTGGCTTtttttacggaggtagtggttggagtcggcagggcaggagcAGGATTCTCCGATTGGCTTATTATTAGCTGATTCCCAAACaccaacccaatcagctgataataagTCAAACTGTGAGCTTATGTCCTGCCGACTCGTTCGCCACCAGTACAAAAACACCTGaaaaaaacgcttcatgtggcttggcccttataaCATTCAGTTTCAACTTATATGAATGaaccaatcaataattttattaaacaaaaaatgcataaaagaaatcaagatacaaaaaaatcacaattaaaaatatgtttctaataaaatacaaaaacaggttTCATGGTGgggaatgaatgattgaatcgATTTATGAGTACAAGCAGTGTTATATTCATTCCTTTACAATTTACttaacaatgaaaaaaattctgCTTATTTACTTTCTAAACTTAATATCTACATTTCATTCATAGCTCgtaattcttcattttcttttcttgtAACACGCTCCAGAACAGAAAgtcattataactctccaatTAATTAATAGAATCCAGAGGCTTTTCAATCTCTTTTCTGGGCGCCTAGACGTCTTTGGGTGCTCTCGTGGCAGATTCCGCAACACTCTCAATGGCTTAATTTAGAATAGATATTTGTGCCCAGGTTTCCGTAtgacatttttctttctttcttttttataacttttttcttCTCAGTGCCCACATGATTCTTTGTTCTTTCTGTATTGCATGGTTTGTACCCATGTAAGATATGTTAAGTGCATATTTTCCCACCTCtcatattttctcttggaatgTAGTTTCAGCAATAAATATAAGATAGgatttttctaaaataaaaaatacatatttctatTGTTAAGATGCtttttttgttatataatttattttgttctactattgttttattctcagcttgttgtttattttaaatctaattttcgaatgaagaatgttgtaatgtttcaagGAGACATATACCCTGTTTAACCTGCTGTTtccatgtatgtatttatgctaataaataaataagtattgaATGAGTGTTGTTTGGTTGATTGCAGGAGCTGTTCAAAAAGGTGGTGCCACACCAGTGCCTGGGCGGGATCTGGTCGCGGCGGGACAAGTCGCGCAGCCAGGAGGCGGCCACAGTGCTGGCAACTGTCAACCAGTTCAACGCTGTCTCCCTGCGAGTCATCAGCACCACCCTCATGGACCCGGACGCACGGCCTTCGCAGCGCGCCATCACCATTGCCACCTGGATAGATGTTGCTCAGGTCTGGCTCTACTCAACCACTGTTCTATTGATAAGTTTATTCAAAACTAAGTGAAATATCTAATCAGAGTTCTCAACCACCACTATTATCTTTTATTGataagtttattgaaaataaaagtcGAGTTGAATATACAATTATATCAGTATCAAGTATTATCATAGTGTAAAgttagcataagaagatatcccatggtataggcgtTTATGTTCCTTATGTTCCGAATTATCGTCGTagtgttatcattattatatcatagTAAAAAtttagcataagaagatatctcatggtataggtcgtttatgttccgaATTTCACTGCTAACTCGagtcgatagtcctagtagatcttctttgtgaagctatgtgacgctggtagtccctCATGCTGTGCttttcttacactctcacccggccaaaacagtaataatagactgtagtcgacagtaatcggcttgagttaacaaaaaatcgaaatataaacgacctataccacaGGATctacttattctatcttttctctatagtattATCTTTTATTTGTATGaaccaatcaataattttattaaacaaaaaatgcataaaagaaatcaagatacaaaaaaatcacaattaaaaatatgtttctaataaaatacaaaaacaggttTCATGGTGgggaatgaatgattgaatcgATTTATGAGTACAAGCAGTGTTATATTCATTCCTTTACAATTTACttaacaatgaaaaaaattctgCTTATTTACTTTCTAAACTTAATATCTACATTTCATTCATAGCTCgtaattcttcattttcttttcttgtAACACGCTCCAGAACAGAAAgtcattataactctccaatTAATTAATAGAATCCAGAGGCTTTTCAATCTCTTTTCTGGGCGCCTAGACGTCTTTGGGTGCTCTCGTGGCAGATTCCGCAACACTCTCAATGGCTTAATTTAGAATAGATATTTGTGCCCAGGTTTCCGTAtgacatttttctttctttcttttttataacttttttcttCTCAGTGCCCACATGATTCTTTGTTCTTTCTGTATTGCATGGTTTGTACCCATGTAAGATATGTTAAGTGCATATTTTCCCACCTCtcatattttctcttggaatgTAGTTTCAGCAATAAATATAAGATAGgatttttctaaaataaaaaatacatatttctatTGTTAAGATGCtttttttgttatataatttattttgttctactATTGTTTTATTCTCAGCTTGTTGttattttaaatctaattttcgaatgaagaatgttgtaatgtttcaagGAGACATATACCCTGTTTAACCTGCTGTTtccatgtatgtatttatgctaataaataaataagtattgaATGAGTGTTGTTTGGTTGATTGCAGGAGCTGTTCAAAAAGGTGGTGCCACACCAGTGCCTGGGCGGGATCTGGTCGCGGCGGGACAAGTCGCGCAGCCAGGAGGCGGCCACAGTGCTGGCAACTGTCAACCAGTTCAACGCTGTCTCACTGCGAGTCATCAGCACCACCCTCATGGACCCGGACGCACGGCCTTCGCAGCGCGCCATCACCATTGCCACCTGGATCGATGTTGCTCAGGTCAGGTTCTACACATACACAACCACTGTTCCATTgataagttttttttcaaaactaagTGAAATATCTAATCAGAGTTTTCAACCACCACTATTATCTTTTATTaataagtttattgaaaataaaagtaaaCGTTTAAACCtaaaatcagtgttttttagtaaatttaaatcataaaattatatcaGTAACTAACATCTTACTTTAAATATCAGTAATTAAagtaatcatattttatcatagagaaaagttagcatgagaatataattattatatcccatggtacaggtcgtttatgttccgaATTCCACTGTTAATTCGagtcgatagtcctagtagatcttctttgtgaagctatgtgacgctagtagtccctcatactgtgccattcttacagtcacccggccaaaacagtaataatagacaatagtcgacagtaatcggcttgagttaacaaaaaatcggaacataaacgacctatacaatgagatctacttatgctatcttttctctatagtattatcttttatttgtattgtttgctctatccagtaaataaattaatttatagcTTTATTGAAAACTAAGTGGAAGTTCAAGTGAAGTTGAATGTTATATCATTATTAAGACATTCTTAggaaaaagataaaataataagatattcCATGATATAGTTagtttattttccaaatttcattgttaacTCGAGCAGATAGTCATAGTAGATCTTTttagtgaagctatgtgacgctggtagtctctcatactgtgccattcttacactctcatcTGGCCaaaacagtagtcgacagtaattggcttcaGTTAATAAAATATCggcttgaaaattggaacataaacaacctATACCATAGggtttaaaatatttaatatttaccCATGGGGTAACAtttaataaatgtttactaCATgcactaatttttttttaaatcttgtgaagtgattggttgaatttttGTGAATTGACAAAATTGGGAAGATCAATTTATTGATCCCTTAACATTGTTTGTTATATGTATTGCTAGGTCTTATAAATAAGATCGATTGCATAATGAGCAAATACACCATTTCTATGTAGGCTACAAGCAAATACTAGCACTaatacaaagaaaaataattatctcaAATTGTGTACAAAATATAATTCTGTTTCTTTTGTTTTACAGGAATTGAGAGTACTGAAAAACTTCTCCTCCTTAAAAGCTATCATATCCGGCTTACAGTCAAATCCTGTTTATAGGTTACAGAAAACATGGCAAGCTTTACCTAGAGATAAGGTAGGTTACCtatggtatttcttattttactgTTCCAATAgtttaattgatgaaattgaaaactaTATTCACGCTGTAAAACCTCCAGCCACTGTCCTCGCTTGTAATGTTTATAACTACACAGTCTTCCCATGCACTGTATCGGAATCATTTACCCACAGTATAACAACATCATTTTATTTGCTATGGAAATTTTCAAGTAAACATTGAAGTGCCGAGATGATAAAGAAGGCTCTTATAGTATAGAAGGATCTCGCAGTTATGATTCTTAACTTATGTCCCTGAAATTCAGTTATAAGACGCATTTACTCAATGTTtaaagaaatgaaaattatttttattattaaaaatcgtTCATCTTGTTGCACAAACATATGTTCAAGCAATATTTTTGTacagtgataattattatattattacaaagacTTCATTATCAATGAAGATTGCCTTGAATAGCAAATGCACTATCTCATTTGATTCGTtgatatcatagccacctctaatgtattagaggtggctatgttgATATCCATTTTGTGGAGTAATTTCAATCTTTATTTGTTTGGTTgagaatctctctctctctctccaatggcgctacagcccaaatCGGGCTTTGGCCTCAGTTGAACTTTGCCTCCAGCCATCTCTATCCATTGCTGCACCTTTCCATCTCCTCAAACGTAGCATTTCCCTAGCGTCCTTTGCCACTCTATCCTCCCATCGCTCTCTTGGTCTTCCAACAGGTCTCCTTCCTCCAGGCTGTCCCACGAATACTTTCCTTGGCACACGTATATCTGGCATCCGTTGCAAATGTCCTGCCCATCGGAGCCGCATCAATCTTATGTGGGCCGATAGTGGGGGTTCTCTGTAGAGTGTTGCTAACTCTGCATTAGTACGGATACGCCACTGTCCTGCCTCACACACTGGTCCATATATTCTTCGCAGCATCTTTCTCTCAAATACATTCAACAGGTCTGCTGTTCTGGCTGTCATTGTCCATGTCTCACTTCCGTAACACACCACTGTCCTTATAATGCTTTTATATAGTTTCATCTTGCATTCACGGTGTACATTCCTAGCTTTGAATATGCATATAAGGGAGAAAAATGTGCGGTTGGCTGCAGTGATACGTTTTTGAACTTCTTTGAGTTGCTCATTAGTATCCGTTATGCAACTCCCTAGGTAAGTGAAATTGTCAACTACTTCATAGTGCTTCCCTCCACATTCCATACGTTGTCCGAGTATATTCCGATGCTGTCTACTCTGgagcaatatttttgtttttccagtgtttatCTCCAGCCCAACATCCGATGCACCCTCCTCCAACTCCATTGCTACATTCTTCATAGCCATCATAGATCTACCAAGTATGCCAATATCATCTGCATAGCCTAGTATTTGGACTGACTTCATCATCAGTGTTCCACACCTATCCACTGAAGTTCTCCATATTGCATGCTCTAGTGCCAAGTTGAAGAGCATTGGTGCAATTCCATCTCCTTGCTTTAGGCCATGCTTCGTTTCGAAATATTCTGTCAGCTCTCCAGCCACTCTGACCTGGCAAATCTTATTCTCCATTGTGGCTCTGACTAGCCTCACCAGCTTTGATGGAATGTTGAAGTCTAACATGATTGTATACAGCCTGTCTCTTGTGATGCTGTCATAGGCCTGCCTGAAATCGACAAACATTGCGAATATATCTATATTGTTTTCCCAGCATTTTTCTGTAATCTGTCGGAGGGTGAATAATTGATCAGTAGTTGATCTACCTGGCCTAAATCCTGCCTGGTATTCTCCTATTATGTTTTCCACATACACCTCTAATCGTGCTTTTAATGCTATGgtgaatattttatatgttgTGTTCAACAGATATATACCTCTATAGTTTCGGCAGTCTAGTTTGTCTCCCTTTTTGTAAATGGGACAAATAATACTTTTCTTCCATTCATCTGGGAGCTGTTCTTCACACCATACCTGCTCAATAAGCTTGTGAAGCCGTCTGTATATTTGCATGCCTCCATACTTCCATAGTTCACCTGAGATTCCATCTGTTCCGGGAGCTTTATTGTTCTTAGCAGCTTAGTGGCCTCAATAATTTGGTTGAGAATGGCAtggttaattaaaaatcaatcgTATGTTTACAGATAGAGTTATTCGAAGAGTTAGCCAGGATATTTAGTGAAGATAACAACCAATGGGCACAGCGAGAGCTGTTGATGAGAGAGGGCACTGCCAAATTCGCTGACACGGTTGGCGAGAATGATCGACAACTGCAGAAGGTCATACAGAAGCAAGCGCACAATAGTGGAGTGAGTATAcaattatcccaattcaattattctctcAACATTGAACATTgtttatgtttggttttgaattgTAGGGTACATAGCAAACAGTACCCACCAcaacaatgaataaaacaaatgataCATTCTAGATTATCAACTACTGTTATTTATGGTGATATATTGTAACAATGAATTAAacaaataagaaattgtcaactACTATTCACGGTGGTACAGTATTGTACATTCTCAGTACCAGGTTTCGTGGCATAACTTACCTCATTATCATCTGTGTTGTTGTTTCTTCATTATTGGTTTTTAAACTTGTGATTGTTCAATACGATCAAGAAGGCTAAGAAGATTTTTGCTAATCAACTCACATTACTAAACGAATTGCATGAATGAGAATTATTTGGCTGTGACATTAATGTTTGATGTAGTtaaggagtgatccgtggtctagtggatagagtgcttgcgtagcaaccTATAGATCCCGGTTCAAATCCACTAagagccaaaagtttttgatcaggttactcccgtgttatcggatgggcacgttaaaatgtcggtcccggctgaagtatgacagtcgtaaggcccattgacggctcaaatgatatattcaggcgaggtggaaattccgtcaggaactccccaccaataaaagccatacgaatattattaattcaaattacACTGCATGTCACCCAGTATAAAACTCCATTCATATAATCAGTCGGCCCTCTATTAGTGACTCCAGTATGTCTATACTTAATACTTTTTAATTTCAACGTATTGTTCAATCTTACTGATCTCTagcaaaatttaaatttattataaattataataaccaTATTATTATAAGATATAGGTACGTTTCAATAGTGTCATTGGAAATAGTCCATTGGTATTCAGAATATCGCTCTATGAGTAGGCTTATGTTGCTATATTTAATAGAATTGTGCTAATCCtaatgtttaatttttttcagaatattaGTCATGGTACCATCCCTTACCTGGGCACTTTCTTGACAGACTTGACAATGATAGATACAGCCATTCCAGATACCCTCTATGAGGGACTTATTAACTTCGATAAAACGGAGAAAAGAATTCGAAGTTTTAGCTCAGGTAAATGatcaaatttttgtaattttggtTAAAATTCAAAAGTAAACTGGTTGGTGAAATCTGGATGTAACCATTATCAGGAATCCGAATATCCACTGAAAGCTTCatcccaaaatttgaaaaaaatattatgtcaTGCTAGTACCATCGAAATACTAGATGAAGACATGCCTATGAGACTGAGTAACTGAGGAAGCAGGCGAccttaaatcaaatcaatttattttccattttttacagtATATACAGAGAATGAGATTACCGTAGTTACGGAAATAAttaccaaataactaaaaaatcagagAAAGAGAACTTCAGTATCAatttaacattataaaaatactaacaatattacactatacacaataacattacaaactaaaaaAGAGTCGCGCTTACCAGTTGTAAAAAAGTGTACTACTGTGCAGGCCTGCAGTTCAAACAATTGTGTCATAATAACCAGAAACATCTTCATGTATCAGATGACTATGCAATAATCTGCAGAAAGTTGACCTTTTTATGTCCACAGGGAGCCTATTTAAAAACGTTGGTGCTAGAAAAgtgaaacattttttgaaaatagtaAGGTTGGGCTTAGGGACTAGCACATTTTGTTGATTTCTCCCAACCCTGCGCATATTAATCAGCTGCATTTCGCCACTCCTATCAAAAAATAGCTTTAgggttttataaatatataagttcCTGATAGGCAGTATTCTGAGCTCTTTGAAAATTGGTGCAGAGTGATCATATCTCGTTTTGTAAGACATTATTCTCATAAATTACGtatttttgtagaataattaacgGATGTAAAGCAGCCTTATATGCTCCCCCCCCCCACCCAAATTTCCAAGCTATACTCAAAATTGGAATTTATGTGGGCGAAGTAGATCTTTCTCATCAGTTCTGAGAAGAtaaaattgatcaatatttatatgagattattttatttatagcaAACATAATTTGAAGTATAAGATCCTTCTACTGTAATGGAATTTACATTCTTTATCACAACTAAATCTTATTTTGAATTCATGTTGAAAACTTGATGAGACTTAAATTTTGAAGGAAGTCGGAAGTGGTATCAAATTAGATACAAAATATTGCAGCTTGCTACTACCTTGTCCTGATGTGAAAATATACGAGCTTGAGATGTCACAGAGTCACAGTGAATATTTGGAAAAgcatttgttgattgttgacacttataatttaaaaataataaatatttcgaTATTTCTTGTAGTCGtactgcattaattaattagtatttttccattttctcaaTGTTTTGTAATCACACCACATTAATTAGTATTTTTGCATCTTTCCAGATAAAGCTGCTGCAAGGTGCTGCTAACGCATATAGTATTCATGAAGACTATTCGTTCGATCGTTGGTTCGACTCCATATTAACGTTGGATGATCGAGAGGCTTACCAACTCTCGTGTCACATTGAACCCCATGGTGTTCCACTTCCTTCTTCTATTATCTCTAGTACAACAAcctctattaataaatataagaaACGTCCAGCGTAAGTAACAgatgataatttaatttttttttaagatttcatttttttatacttgAAACCGATATCAAGGTAGTTAGGGTAGTGAGCGTACATTCATTTGTGAGTTGGAAATAACACacttcaataatttatattccaaaTAATAAGATAATTCTCCTAAGATAAGTAATaagaaagcatgctcctgtaaaatattaatttttatttaaataaagtggatttttgacaacatttcaagtctcctcaattaataagataataaactataaatactaatataataaaatatattgtcgattcaatatattattggcAACTAATGAAATGTTCAACCTAACAACCGATTTTATTGATACCACTAGTTTTTCATAAGCACATTCAACTTAATTTACAAATAAGCACATTCATAGTTGTGTTTCAACTATTTATAACATATTTTTGGAATATGTACTGTTTTCTTCGAGACTTAAGAGGTAGTCAAGTATTTGTCCCCCAGACGGCGATATGCCATGGGGAATAAGCCGACATTTTGTCTGTACCTGTTTATTTaaagtaatgaatatttattattgttaatatttatattgttaataattactATCTAATGTTTATTACGCATGCAATTGTTCAATAAAggcctttatttattttttattttattttttttagtcaAGTATTTGCAGTATCTTTATGGTATATTTTTGTGGTACTTGGAATATTAGTATTCCTACGCTAGCAAATCGGTCACAATTTTTAGAGACCATAAAAAGTTGACATCGTGTAGAGCTCTTGAGTTTTTTATGAGATTTATAACATCATAGTCGATTCAAACCAACTaatttacacagtttacaataTCATACTTCATACCGTAATAATTctcttgataataataattctgttgAATAAGAATGATAATTCTTTGTGTGAAATTCCACTCAAGTTTCATTTTAACctaatatggagaaatttcacaaaatctctgttcatagtgtaaattttaGTAATAATTCTATTGATCATGAGAAATGTAGAATTTCCGAAACCGGTTATTCTCTTCATACTGTTCATCATAGAGTGACAATACATTATTTACTTTTTTCAGGCTGGGACATAGGAAAAATGATTCAATAACTAGTACTTCGAGCAGCTCAAGCAGCCAATTTTATTATGATCTGAGTATCGATAGTTCCCCCTCTTCTCCTCATGATTCTCTTGACAGAAAAGTAAGTATCATTGATGAAAACtttacttataattattataaggatTGCGATTCTTAACGGTGACCTCGCACTGTTTTACTCAATGGTGGCTCCCAATCAGTTTTTTCCatattgtaagttattgttaTTGAGTTATAaaccctgaaagagcaaaaaattggataaaaaccaGTAATTTCAATATGTATACTCTTttaagagcgaatatctcgaaaacggttggTAATATCACAATACtccaccatagagaaacaatagcttaagtagatatcccatgatatagggcgtttatgtcgcaacttttactgttaactcaagccgattattgtagatttttactgttttgttggggtgagagtgtatgaacggcacaatatgagagactaccagcgtcacacagcttctcAGGAAAGAACTGTGTGGACTATTGGCTtgatttaacattgaaaattgcgacataaacgccctataccatgggatatctacaacattgaaaattgcgacataaacgccctataccatgggatatctacttatgctattgtttctctacgactccactgaacaaaaattgttgacaatttatcaagcttcatttttgaatggttagtcatgtcggttgaaagcattgttcccaagatataagcgtgtaagcaaaaaattgaaaaatgcaactttttaaccaccctcatcccttcagcacaagGATGGGGACTGTGTTCACCTCGTAACTGGTcgcaacaaagctgcgaagtcaaaaactGTGTTTGAAACATTCCGTTCGAATTCCTTTGGGGACTTTTGGTATGTTTACCTCCTAACTACCGTAAACAGAACTCCAGAGTCAATAATTGTCTTCCAAACCTTTTTCCTCTATAAGCATTCGTCGACTGGACTAgcctaattgaccgagcgaagtaaggtctaagattcaagtcgacggtttagcatttctctttatgtttatatgttgcacatttacagcgctgtatgttcctttttgaatttcgcgtcgacgtatacataaggttttttaaaatgttgcattttaaggataatacaagagggaaaggagtttccttcgaacaccaatattaccgtaaaaatcagactaaagaattattcatcataaatcagctgtctagtggactataatactacccgttcaaaaacatcgaaaatcttgaaaatgtacctttccatcaacgttagtagacagttgtctactaactttgtctttccataagctgaggccatgattctagtttggagttattgatagaaaacattctTTTcgcatttttattttctaatctgatgattaaaattccaacaaatattattgaagattattgaagaatcagcattatggtaggtCGCCAACACGaaaacacagaatgttctctgaagggttgattggattggcgtatcaaCAGCAGCCAGAACTGatataacagcgctcacactcacattccgggacgacacgtcacggtacgatagaacagaaagctctatatttatttaggattttttagGATTTaggacattttaaattgataaattatctaataatttttgagaaaacatagcaacaggtcaatgtaacttactgagcgcgaggtctactgttcacagaactactagttgtaaATAGTTTGGATGAAATTAGTGATTAATGTTGCTGATGTGTTCTATAGGCATCTCCGTCGCAGATGTCATCTTCGTCGAGCAGCTCGTCTCTGGACGTGTCGGTGAGCAGCAACAACACCAGCAGCATGTCGGCCGGTAACAGCAGCACGGTCACCCGCTCTCCCGCCCAAGTCACGCCCGACTTCTATATCATCAAAGTTACTTATGAGACTGATTCTGTAGAGACCGAAGGTAAGCACTCAAATATAgtcgattttttaataattattaataaacatagTAGACAGAGTACATGGCATTGGGGAACGATGAGGAACTGACCGTGGAAATAGATGGAAGCCAACTCAAATCATCTGTGAGCTCCAAGTATCTGGGTTCAAGTTTGCAAAGGGACGGTGGGCTggatcactacctccgtaaacaaagccatagtgcattctgatgacgtcagcacaggtaatgctcctacaccaatgaaaaaactagctgatatagatcagctgaaatcaaaaaattttttttggtgTAGGAGcactacctgtgctgacgtcatcagaatgcactatggctttgtttacggaggtagtgatccAGCCCACCGTCCCTTTGCAAACTTGAACCCATATACTTGGAGCTCACAGATGATTTGAGTTGGCTTCCATCTATTTCCACGGTCAGTTCCTCATCGTTCCCCAATGTCATGTTCTCTgtcatcaaccacctgtcatgcactatggctttgtttacggaggtagtggctggATGCGGAAATACAGCATAGACTGAATTGCGGATAGTTCAACTGGAGAAGGATGAGTGGTGTGCTCTGTAATAAGAGAGTGAACTGTAAGATGAAGGGTAAAGTGTACATATCGTTAGTGAGACCAGCTATGTTGTATGGCGCGGAAACCTGGCCTGTTTCAAAGACGCaatagaagaagatggaagTGGCTGAGATGAGAATGCTAAGATGGATGTGTGGGGTCACTAGAAGGGATAGGATTCGTAATGAGGTGATTAGAGGTCAACTGTACCTGGGTGGGACCGTTGGGTAGGAAGATGCAGGAGGCCAGGATGAGGTGGTTTAGACACGTGCAGAGACGTGAGGATGATTATTTGGGACGGAGGGTGCAGTATTTGGATCTGGGTGGCATGTGTCGAtgtttcatcattcatttatttattgattcgcgatacacaattattcattaaaatta
It encodes:
- the LOC111064102 gene encoding LOW QUALITY PROTEIN: ral guanine nucleotide dissociation stimulator-like 1 (The sequence of the model RefSeq protein was modified relative to this genomic sequence to represent the inferred CDS: deleted 1 base in 1 codon), which produces MLWTSYIHPKATAEVDLATPPARGGRSASSGGGGSIRGFLFHCPCTGAALQPNSMSTWYVKQPTWRLWGEERTDGAVFTVYLKKVRYHRPTKSISSVSINPAITRLHLYEQLANNELDLPESVTEQHRKTLVLALHVWLDSYPEDFRDPPLHTTLYQLLYFAQTHLPESELQLKVKHKLDRFTRDDQMFDNCSLFPAEALCNQLNGSHNVPYNFPDVPERHFAEQLTRMDMELFKKVVPHQCLGGIWSRRDKSRSQEAATVLATVNQFNAVSLRVISTTLMDPDARPSQRAITIATWIDVAQELRVLKNFSSLKAIISGLQSNPVYRLQKTWQALPRDKIELFEELARIFSEDNNQWAQRELLMREGTAKFADTVGENDRQLQKVIQKQAHNSGNISHGTIPYLGTFLTDLTMIDTAIPDTLYEGLINFDKRRKEFEVLAQIKLLQGAANAYSIHEDYSFDRWFDSILTLDDREAYQLSCHIEPHGVPLPSSIISSTTTSINKYKKRPALGHRKNDSITSTSSSSSSQFYYDLSIDSSPSSPHDSLDRKASPSQMSSSSSSSSLDVSVSSNNTSSMSAGNSSTVTRSPAQVTPDFYIIKVTYETDSVETEGIVLYKSIMLSNNERTPQVIRNAMLKLGLEGNPDSYTLAQVLPDKEMILPPNANVYYAVNTAYNLNFMLRPKTQSITQIQTNESQRSSNSKKFSSPTS